A single genomic interval of Malania oleifera isolate guangnan ecotype guangnan chromosome 13, ASM2987363v1, whole genome shotgun sequence harbors:
- the LOC131146746 gene encoding uncharacterized protein LOC131146746, with protein MTHAMSFSSGLLEFHFTYGTKISQSWGKRGMLVPRSGPRILSVRAVQENNGPRRLVDIIRIVPELSRNYFRSPSRRALFGGISLLGGFYVAQTISLSFGTLGVNDVIAAVLCVLLTEYVTKFYYSRPKVTFPIALLNNFKMGFTYGLFIDAFKLAS; from the coding sequence ATGACACATGCTATGAGTTTTAGCTCTGGCCTTCTTGAATTTCACTTCACTTATGGAACTAAGATTTCACAGTCATGGGGAAAACGTGGAATGCTTGTTCCGAGATCTGGTCCTCGAATTCTTAGTGTTCGAGCTGTGCAAGAGAATAATGGGCCGCGAAGGCTAGTTGACATTATCCGGATTGTGCCTGAGCTCTCACGGAACTACTTCAGAAGCCCTTCTCGAAGAGCACTTTTTGGTGGAATTTCCTTATTGGGTGGCTTTTATGTGGCTCAAACAATTTCTCTGTCATTTGGAACTTTAGGGGTGAACGACGTAATTGCTGCAGTGTTGTGTGTTCTTCTCACCGAGTATGTGACTAAATTTTATTACAGCCGACCAAAAGTGACCTTCCCCATTGCTCTGCTCAACAATTTCAAGATGGGTTTCACTTATGGTCTATTTATTGATGCTTTCAAACTTGCTAGCTGA